A part of Microbacterium terregens genomic DNA contains:
- a CDS encoding cytochrome c: protein MARESKRRSNGRRSPWAAAALIGIGLLITGGVYAGASAAMAANADTAVSSALTVEDGKKLFQANCATCHGLDLQGSTNGPSLFGVGELSVEFQVATGRMPLQAQAPQAPQKPVQFTHEQVLAMAAYVQSTAPGPTFPTEEVLDGEGDVARGAELFRINCAMCHNVAAAGGALTEGKYAPALGQTSALHMYAAMVTGPQNMPVFNDVNLTAEDKRDIISSLLFMQENESPGGFTLGSLGPVSEGLFIWIFGIGGLIAITVWITAKSN, encoded by the coding sequence ATGGCACGTGAGTCCAAGCGCCGCTCGAACGGCCGTCGCAGTCCCTGGGCGGCGGCAGCCCTCATCGGCATCGGCCTCCTGATCACAGGCGGCGTTTACGCCGGTGCTTCCGCTGCAATGGCAGCGAACGCCGACACCGCCGTCTCATCGGCGCTGACCGTCGAAGACGGAAAGAAGCTCTTCCAGGCGAACTGTGCAACCTGCCACGGTCTCGACCTGCAGGGCTCCACCAACGGTCCATCCCTGTTCGGAGTGGGCGAGCTGTCCGTCGAATTCCAGGTCGCCACCGGACGTATGCCGTTGCAGGCACAGGCGCCTCAGGCTCCGCAGAAGCCCGTGCAGTTCACGCACGAGCAGGTCCTCGCGATGGCCGCCTACGTGCAGTCGACCGCTCCCGGCCCGACCTTCCCCACTGAGGAAGTGCTCGACGGCGAGGGGGATGTCGCGCGCGGAGCCGAGCTGTTCCGCATCAACTGCGCAATGTGCCACAACGTCGCCGCCGCCGGCGGTGCCCTCACGGAGGGCAAGTACGCCCCCGCGCTGGGTCAGACCAGCGCTCTGCACATGTACGCCGCGATGGTCACCGGACCGCAGAACATGCCCGTCTTCAACGACGTGAACCTGACGGCCGAAGACAAGCGCGACATCATCTCCTCACTCCTGTTCATGCAGGAGAACGAGTCGCCCGGCGGATTCACGCTCGGCTCCCTCGGACCCGTTTCCGAAGGCCTGTTCATCTGGATCTTCGGCATCGGCGGTCTGATCGCCATCACCGTGTGGATCACGGCGAAGTCCAACTGA